One Spinacia oleracea cultivar Varoflay chromosome 4, BTI_SOV_V1, whole genome shotgun sequence DNA segment encodes these proteins:
- the LOC110797015 gene encoding histone H3.2 has protein sequence MARTKQTARKSTGGKAPRKQLATKAARKSAPATGGVKKPHRFRPGTVALREIRKYQKSTELLIRKLPFQRLVREIAQDFKTDLRFQSSAVAALQEAAEAYLVGLFEDTNLCAIHAKRVTIMPKDIQLARRIRGERA, from the coding sequence ATGGCTCGTACCAAGCAAACCGCCCGTAAATCCACCGGAGGAAAAGCTCCAAGGAAGCAGCTCGCCACCAAGGCCGCCCGTAAGTCCGCCCCAGCTACCGGGGGAGTGAAGAAGCCCCACCGTTTCCGCCCTGGAACCGTGGCACTCCGTGAGATCAGGAAGTATCAGAAGAGCACTGAGCTTCTCATCAGGAAGCTTCCATTCCAGAGGCTGGTTAGAGAAATCGCTCAGGATTTCAAGACCGATCTTCGCTTCCAGAGCTCTGCCGTCGCTGCTCTTCAGGAGGCTGCTGAGGCTTACTTAGTTGGTCTGTTTGAAGATACTAACCTCTGCGCTATTCATGCTAAGAGGGTTACTATTATGCCTAAGGATATTCAGCTCGCCAGGAGGATTCGTGGTGAAAGGGCTTAA